In the Paenibacillus sp. FSL H7-0357 genome, one interval contains:
- a CDS encoding DUF3977 family protein: MKYIEFGIGNRWIVRTETEFEDGTETEQQGIIRPIHFHSLYLRIWIGKTVFVADLKEGCKKSRKSRSKIKIVIGISSY, encoded by the coding sequence TTGAAATACATAGAATTTGGAATCGGCAACCGGTGGATAGTCAGAACGGAAACAGAATTTGAGGATGGAACGGAGACGGAGCAGCAGGGGATTATCCGGCCGATCCATTTCCATTCGCTGTACCTGAGGATATGGATAGGGAAGACTGTATTCGTTGCTGATCTTAAAGAAGGCTGCAAAAAATCAAGGAAGAGCAGAAGCAAAATCAAAATAGTTATCGGAATCAGCAGTTATTAG
- a CDS encoding helix-turn-helix domain-containing protein → MNQSGNLTGALLQNLSVTVTHAHLSSRYPGWNRLNETPSFNRLYFIDGGEGKVILNGQAHYPRPGQLMIMPAGSTQTTETSPDNPYKRYFCHFDAHIGEWPLFHTGNKLYISDVAEPDAIREIFTEMITRFPEENLLSTMRNQAALLHLLALCLEDGGYSDFMGELAHTNGQKQLANVLQYIEQRLTQPMEVEELAELVHLHPNYFIPYFKKYMGVPPMHYVQLKRMELAKRQLSYSTSSISDIAAQVGMELAHFSKYFKKSTGVSPSAYRNSTR, encoded by the coding sequence ATGAATCAATCCGGCAACCTTACAGGAGCGTTACTGCAGAACCTGAGCGTCACCGTTACCCATGCCCACTTAAGCAGCAGATACCCCGGATGGAACCGCTTGAATGAGACGCCATCCTTTAACAGACTTTATTTCATTGATGGCGGCGAGGGTAAGGTGATCCTGAACGGGCAAGCCCATTATCCGCGCCCCGGCCAATTGATGATCATGCCGGCAGGCTCGACGCAAACTACAGAAACCTCCCCTGACAATCCCTATAAGCGGTACTTTTGTCATTTTGATGCCCATATCGGAGAATGGCCCTTGTTTCATACAGGCAACAAGCTGTACATAAGCGATGTTGCGGAGCCGGATGCCATTCGGGAGATTTTCACAGAGATGATAACACGGTTTCCGGAAGAGAACCTTCTCTCCACCATGCGGAATCAAGCCGCACTACTTCATCTGCTAGCACTCTGCCTGGAGGACGGCGGATATTCCGATTTCATGGGTGAGCTGGCTCATACCAATGGTCAAAAACAGCTAGCGAACGTCCTGCAATACATTGAACAGCGCCTAACGCAGCCTATGGAGGTAGAGGAACTGGCCGAGCTGGTTCATCTGCATCCGAACTATTTCATCCCCTACTTCAAGAAATACATGGGGGTTCCGCCCATGCATTATGTGCAGCTCAAGCGGATGGAACTGGCTAAAAGACAGCTCTCTTACTCTACTTCCAGCATTTCCGATATCGCTGCGCAGGTGGGCATGGAGCTGGCCCATTTCTCGAAATATTTCAAGAAATCTACCGGCGTATCTCCCTCTGCCTACCGGAACAGCACAAGGTAG
- a CDS encoding MarR family winged helix-turn-helix transcriptional regulator — protein sequence MDDLQRYVMEQPLYTEVFFTLVEATANVVAVSEKYWQNQGLNGARIRILVEIAKHGGTMLPSVLAEKIGVTKANISLLLLPLEKDGLISRASHATDGRKSVISITGSGRALLKEHLPENRQAVAEVMKRLDEKELLELMSLLHKLNRSI from the coding sequence ATGGACGATCTACAAAGATATGTAATGGAGCAGCCGCTATATACGGAGGTATTCTTCACATTGGTTGAGGCAACTGCAAATGTCGTGGCGGTATCCGAGAAATACTGGCAGAATCAGGGTCTGAACGGAGCGCGTATCCGTATTCTGGTGGAAATCGCCAAGCATGGCGGAACTATGCTGCCTTCAGTGCTTGCCGAGAAAATCGGCGTGACCAAAGCCAATATCAGCCTGCTGCTTTTGCCGCTGGAGAAGGACGGATTGATCAGCCGGGCAAGCCATGCTACGGACGGCCGGAAATCGGTCATTTCGATCACTGGTAGCGGACGCGCACTGCTGAAAGAGCATCTTCCGGAGAACCGTCAGGCAGTTGCCGAAGTTATGAAGCGGCTGGATGAAAAGGAACTGCTGGAGTTGATGTCATTGCTGCACAAACTGAACCGCTCTATATAA
- a CDS encoding LysR family transcriptional regulator, giving the protein MIVDALRVFATVAEQRHFSRAGELLNLSQPGVSLHIRNLENELGTKLLHRSPKEVRLTEAGAILYKHVKQILSHYEEAGREIQLLRDEVTGSIHIGASFTIGEYILPGRIAEFANQYPQVNLQVTIHNTEEIIAAIKSNILDIGFIEGETSDHELSVIPYMKDEMIIVAPCSHPLSAANAVDKDMLQNQVWVLREPGSGTRAFSDHFLQHAQISHKRSYIFNSSQGIKEAVSAGLGIAMLSRWIVRKELARGEISELRIRHQLLERNFSIISRKENAATMAITVFIEKLLAPVNPDRKPPV; this is encoded by the coding sequence ATGATAGTAGATGCATTACGTGTATTTGCAACCGTTGCTGAACAGCGCCATTTCTCCCGTGCCGGAGAGCTCTTAAACCTCTCCCAGCCCGGCGTGAGTCTGCATATCCGCAACCTGGAAAATGAACTGGGAACCAAGCTGCTTCACCGTTCCCCGAAGGAAGTCCGGCTGACAGAAGCGGGAGCTATCCTCTATAAACATGTGAAGCAGATCCTCTCGCATTATGAAGAAGCGGGCAGGGAAATCCAACTGCTGCGCGATGAAGTCACCGGGAGTATTCATATCGGGGCCAGCTTTACGATTGGAGAGTACATCCTGCCTGGCAGAATTGCCGAGTTCGCCAATCAATACCCGCAGGTGAATCTGCAGGTCACGATCCACAATACCGAGGAGATTATTGCCGCCATTAAATCGAACATCCTTGATATCGGGTTCATTGAAGGCGAAACGTCTGACCATGAGCTGTCCGTGATTCCCTATATGAAGGATGAAATGATCATTGTAGCTCCGTGTAGCCATCCCCTCTCGGCCGCAAATGCCGTAGATAAAGACATGCTCCAGAATCAGGTATGGGTGCTGCGGGAGCCTGGCTCCGGCACGCGTGCCTTCAGCGATCATTTTCTGCAGCATGCCCAAATCTCCCATAAGCGGTCTTATATATTCAACAGCAGCCAGGGGATTAAGGAAGCCGTCTCGGCTGGATTAGGAATCGCCATGCTCTCGAGATGGATTGTACGCAAAGAGCTCGCCCGGGGCGAAATCAGCGAGCTGCGGATCAGGCATCAGCTGCTGGAGAGAAATTTCTCAATCATCAGCCGCAAGGAAAACGCTGCTACCATGGCCATAACCGTCTTTATCGAGAAGCTGCTTGCACCGGTTAATCCAGACCGTAAACCGCCAGTCTAA
- a CDS encoding sensor histidine kinase, protein MKSLYVRMSVLFCSIILISSFMGFFASNFYYQVKIKPQNDAKLTKMAIGLQQFVQDHPDAVGEYLLSTASLGYKLYLSNGQGDEKFYGLPFRKNDLGEEVLQNVLAGEVYHGVAEFPSQAFVTGFFDNQLSNSIGLPVRINGQTYALFMRPDAEVQFGELRIFFAVLLGVSVLFSLWFVLVTVLHVVKPITRLTAATKRISKGRYDIRLNTRRRDEIGQLASHFMIMSQELERTNRARQEFVANVSHEIESPLTSIQGFAHALKDSALPENQRLEYLSIIDGESRRLSMLSKQLLTLSSLDYDENALQKKSFDLRAQLRQVVQIMEWRLTEKELAVRLHVEDITLQGDTNLLYQVWMNLLSNAIKYTPSGGTITLSAEATGGSCKVTVADTGEGISAAELPMIFDRFYKVDKARTRDSNSSGLGLSIAKKIIETHGGTIEASSTVGTGTTFTVNLPLL, encoded by the coding sequence ATGAAGTCGCTTTATGTACGGATGAGTGTGCTGTTTTGCTCAATTATACTGATAAGCAGTTTTATGGGATTTTTCGCATCCAACTTCTATTATCAGGTCAAGATCAAACCGCAGAACGATGCCAAACTCACGAAAATGGCGATAGGTTTGCAGCAGTTTGTCCAGGACCATCCCGATGCGGTGGGAGAATATCTGCTAAGTACGGCATCCCTGGGGTATAAATTATACTTGTCCAATGGTCAGGGCGACGAGAAGTTTTATGGCTTGCCTTTCCGCAAAAATGATCTGGGCGAGGAAGTGCTGCAAAACGTGCTTGCCGGAGAGGTCTACCATGGAGTGGCGGAGTTCCCGAGCCAGGCGTTTGTGACCGGTTTTTTTGATAATCAGCTCAGCAACTCGATTGGATTGCCGGTGCGTATCAACGGTCAGACCTATGCCTTGTTTATGCGTCCGGATGCCGAGGTGCAGTTTGGGGAGCTGCGGATCTTTTTTGCCGTGTTGCTTGGGGTAAGTGTTCTGTTCAGCCTGTGGTTTGTCCTCGTTACCGTGCTGCATGTGGTTAAACCGATTACGAGGCTGACTGCCGCTACGAAAAGGATTTCCAAAGGAAGGTACGACATCCGGCTCAATACCCGGCGGCGGGATGAAATCGGCCAGCTGGCCTCCCATTTCATGATCATGAGCCAGGAGCTGGAGCGGACGAACCGGGCGCGTCAGGAGTTTGTCGCCAACGTCTCGCATGAGATTGAATCGCCGCTGACCTCCATCCAGGGCTTTGCCCATGCGCTTAAAGATTCTGCACTGCCGGAGAACCAGAGGCTGGAGTACCTCTCCATTATTGACGGGGAGAGCCGCCGCCTCTCGATGCTCAGCAAACAGCTGCTCACCCTGTCCTCTCTGGATTATGACGAGAATGCGCTGCAGAAGAAGAGCTTCGATCTTCGTGCGCAGCTGCGCCAGGTCGTGCAGATTATGGAGTGGAGACTTACGGAGAAGGAGCTGGCGGTTCGTCTGCATGTGGAGGATATAACACTTCAGGGGGATACGAATCTGCTCTATCAGGTGTGGATGAACCTGCTGTCCAACGCGATCAAATATACACCCTCAGGTGGAACCATCACCCTATCCGCGGAAGCCACCGGGGGCAGCTGTAAAGTTACAGTCGCGGATACCGGGGAAGGAATATCAGCCGCAGAGCTGCCGATGATCTTCGACCGCTTCTACAAAGTGGACAAGGCGCGTACCCGTGACAGCAACAGCAGCGGGCTGGGACTGTCTATAGCGAAGAAAATAATCGAAACGCACGGCGGCACTATTGAAGCATCCAGCACGGTCGGTACAGGCACCACCTTCACCGTGAATCTGCCGCTTCTGTAA
- a CDS encoding Gfo/Idh/MocA family protein: MKKVRYGIIGVGNMGRAHALDLIHEVKGAELAAVCDTSPERLEWAAEHLPDTVLRFSTPAQLFASKSIDAVLISTPHYDHPPLAIEALKHGYHVLIEKPAGVYTKAVQEMNEAAAQSGRKFGIMYNQRTNPLYQKLRELIQSGELGEIRRTNWIITDWYRSQSYYNSGGWRATWAGEGGGVLLNQDPHQLDLWQWTTGMMPKRVRAFCQFGKYRNIEVEDDVTAYVEYENGATGLFITTTGEAPGTNRFEINGDNGKIVVENGKLTFWRLRIPEPKFNAEFAEGFGRPECWKCEIPVPEGGGEQHKGILRNFTNAILHDEPLLAPGEEGIRGLTLSNAMYLSAWTDNWVELPIDSDLFHEKLMERVESSTFRKEAVEQRAFDVKGTH; encoded by the coding sequence ATGAAGAAGGTTCGTTATGGAATTATTGGAGTTGGAAATATGGGCCGGGCCCATGCGCTCGATCTGATTCATGAAGTAAAAGGAGCTGAGCTGGCGGCTGTCTGTGATACAAGCCCCGAACGCCTGGAGTGGGCGGCAGAGCACTTGCCTGATACGGTGCTCAGGTTCAGCACACCTGCTCAATTATTTGCCTCCAAAAGTATTGATGCCGTATTAATCTCCACTCCGCATTATGATCATCCGCCGCTTGCGATCGAGGCGCTGAAGCACGGCTATCATGTATTAATTGAAAAACCCGCCGGTGTATATACGAAAGCCGTGCAGGAGATGAACGAAGCCGCTGCGCAAAGTGGCCGCAAATTCGGCATTATGTACAACCAGCGGACCAACCCGCTCTATCAAAAGCTGAGAGAGCTGATTCAGTCCGGTGAGCTGGGTGAGATCCGCCGCACCAACTGGATCATTACTGACTGGTATCGTTCGCAGAGCTATTACAACTCCGGGGGCTGGCGGGCTACATGGGCTGGAGAAGGCGGCGGTGTGCTGCTGAACCAGGACCCGCATCAGCTGGATCTTTGGCAATGGACAACCGGAATGATGCCGAAGCGTGTGCGTGCATTCTGCCAGTTTGGCAAGTACCGCAATATTGAGGTGGAAGATGATGTAACCGCTTATGTCGAGTATGAGAACGGAGCAACAGGCCTGTTCATCACCACTACCGGGGAGGCGCCGGGAACCAACCGCTTTGAAATCAATGGGGATAACGGAAAAATCGTCGTGGAGAACGGCAAGTTGACCTTCTGGCGTCTTCGCATCCCGGAGCCGAAGTTCAATGCCGAATTTGCCGAAGGCTTCGGAAGACCCGAATGCTGGAAATGTGAGATTCCGGTTCCAGAGGGCGGAGGAGAACAGCACAAGGGAATCTTGCGCAACTTCACCAATGCCATTCTGCATGACGAACCGCTGCTCGCTCCCGGAGAAGAGGGAATTCGCGGCCTGACACTTTCGAATGCAATGTACTTGTCCGCTTGGACTGACAATTGGGTTGAGCTTCCGATTGATAGTGATTTGTTTCATGAGAAGCTCATGGAACGGGTGGAGAGCTCTACCTTCCGGAAGGAAGCTGTAGAGCAGCGGGCTTTTGACGTAAAAGGTACTCATTAA
- a CDS encoding sugar phosphate isomerase/epimerase family protein, whose protein sequence is MQRSTIAAQMYTLRDFTKTAEDLRAAFQKLKVMGYQAVQISGMGPIDPQLVKQYADEAGLTICATHVPWNRLVNDLDALAAEHKLWNCKYIGLGGLPGEYQSSQEGYRTFAKLASGIARTLKEEHGLQFVYHNHDFEFERIDGVTGMEVLLQESDPEVFGFELDMYWVQAGGANPVDWVHKVKGRMQVMHLKDMAIISRGQVFAEIGEGNMNYEAIIEAGRETGVEWFVVEQDVCRRDPFESLEISLKYLISKL, encoded by the coding sequence ATGCAACGTTCTACAATAGCTGCACAAATGTACACACTACGTGATTTTACCAAGACTGCAGAGGATTTAAGGGCTGCTTTCCAGAAGCTGAAAGTGATGGGTTATCAGGCTGTGCAAATTTCCGGAATGGGTCCGATTGATCCGCAGCTGGTCAAACAATACGCGGATGAAGCTGGGCTGACCATCTGCGCGACCCATGTGCCGTGGAACCGGCTGGTGAATGACCTGGACGCATTGGCTGCAGAACATAAGCTGTGGAATTGCAAATACATCGGTCTCGGCGGACTGCCGGGAGAATATCAGAGCAGCCAGGAGGGCTATCGGACATTTGCCAAACTTGCCTCCGGAATTGCGCGGACCCTGAAGGAGGAGCATGGTCTGCAATTCGTTTATCATAATCATGATTTTGAGTTCGAACGGATTGATGGGGTTACGGGTATGGAGGTGCTGCTGCAGGAATCCGATCCCGAGGTGTTCGGCTTTGAACTCGATATGTATTGGGTTCAGGCCGGGGGAGCCAATCCGGTGGACTGGGTTCACAAGGTAAAGGGCCGGATGCAGGTCATGCATCTGAAGGATATGGCTATCATCTCCAGGGGACAGGTTTTTGCTGAGATCGGTGAAGGAAACATGAATTATGAAGCTATTATTGAGGCCGGCCGTGAAACGGGTGTGGAATGGTTTGTTGTTGAGCAGGATGTCTGCCGCCGCGATCCTTTCGAGAGTCTGGAGATCAGCCTCAAATACCTGATTTCGAAGCTGTGA
- a CDS encoding ABC transporter permease → MFLALREMRHSKARYSLIMVIMLLVSFLVLFVTGLARGLAYANISAVENMPANYFVVQGDADHAFRRSQLSDAELIAARSVVGEDKATPLAVQTSTVTSDNGDAKADITFFAVDMNGMLAPKVVQGTGISNEAGGSAVVDSQLAQSGITLGSTIVDQASGMSWKVSGIVDDSSYSHTPVVYINNLDWQEMKQGARQEKADSQSVPYNVVALSASSAQADEITAKLDNVEVITQKQAISSVPGYSAEQNSLMMMIVFLFVIAGVVLAVFFYVITIQKTSQFGILKAMGTKMSYLAWSVVGQVMILSVASLAISLLLTFGMNKGLPDSMPFQLESSTIILTSVLFIGMSLLGSLISVASVAKVDALEAIGRAGA, encoded by the coding sequence ATGTTTTTAGCTTTAAGGGAAATGAGGCATTCCAAAGCACGTTACAGCCTTATCATGGTCATCATGCTGCTGGTTTCCTTTCTCGTCCTGTTCGTTACCGGGCTGGCCAGAGGACTTGCCTATGCCAATATTTCAGCGGTGGAGAATATGCCGGCTAACTATTTTGTCGTCCAGGGCGACGCCGATCATGCCTTCAGACGTTCTCAATTAAGTGATGCCGAGCTGATTGCGGCACGTTCAGTTGTGGGCGAAGATAAAGCAACACCGCTTGCGGTGCAGACGAGCACGGTAACATCGGACAATGGGGATGCGAAGGCGGACATTACTTTTTTTGCCGTAGATATGAATGGTATGCTTGCTCCTAAGGTGGTGCAGGGAACCGGGATATCGAATGAAGCCGGGGGCAGCGCAGTTGTGGACTCCCAGCTTGCACAGTCGGGAATTACCCTGGGAAGCACCATCGTTGATCAGGCTTCAGGGATGTCCTGGAAAGTATCCGGTATTGTGGACGATAGTTCTTACAGTCATACCCCGGTTGTCTATATCAATAATCTGGACTGGCAGGAAATGAAGCAAGGGGCACGGCAGGAGAAGGCTGATTCACAGTCTGTGCCTTACAATGTGGTAGCGCTCAGCGCATCTTCTGCTCAAGCTGATGAAATTACCGCCAAACTGGACAATGTGGAGGTCATCACGCAAAAACAGGCGATCTCCAGTGTACCCGGTTATTCGGCGGAGCAGAATTCACTGATGATGATGATTGTGTTCCTGTTTGTCATCGCAGGCGTTGTACTGGCAGTATTCTTCTATGTAATCACGATTCAGAAGACGAGCCAGTTCGGTATCCTGAAGGCCATGGGCACCAAAATGTCCTATCTCGCCTGGAGTGTGGTAGGGCAGGTAATGATACTGTCCGTAGCCAGTCTGGCAATAAGCCTGCTGCTGACCTTTGGTATGAATAAGGGGCTGCCGGATTCGATGCCGTTTCAGTTGGAGAGCTCGACGATTATTTTAACCAGCGTGTTGTTTATAGGTATGTCTCTGCTGGGATCACTTATTTCTGTAGCAAGTGTTGCTAAGGTAGATGCATTGGAAGCGATAGGGAGGGCTGGAGCATGA
- a CDS encoding ABC transporter ATP-binding protein, translating into MSAKLIMKQVTKTYGDGDSTMSVLKNLDLTVNAGEFVAVLGPSGSGKSTFLSAAGALLTPTSGEILIDGEPLGNKAKSELTELRLQKIGFMFQSAQLLPYLKVEEQLLYVAKLAKLSTKEAKVRAAYLLKRLGIWERRNHYPEQLSGGQKQRVAIARAWMNKPAILFADEPTASLDYERGKEVVRMIADEVKSEGKAAVMVTHDERMLEWCDRVLHLEDGVLIES; encoded by the coding sequence ATGAGTGCCAAATTAATCATGAAGCAAGTGACCAAAACCTATGGAGACGGGGACAGCACGATGTCGGTCTTGAAGAACCTTGATCTGACGGTCAATGCCGGCGAATTTGTAGCTGTTCTGGGTCCTTCGGGCTCAGGAAAAAGCACCTTCCTCTCGGCGGCTGGAGCTCTACTGACACCAACAAGCGGGGAAATCCTTATTGACGGAGAGCCACTGGGCAATAAGGCAAAGAGCGAACTAACCGAACTGCGGCTGCAAAAAATCGGCTTTATGTTTCAAAGCGCACAGCTGCTGCCTTATTTAAAGGTTGAGGAACAGCTGCTCTATGTAGCCAAGTTGGCGAAGCTCAGCACCAAAGAAGCCAAAGTGCGGGCTGCGTATTTACTCAAACGGTTAGGCATTTGGGAGCGCCGCAACCACTATCCCGAGCAGCTGTCCGGCGGACAGAAGCAGCGGGTGGCGATTGCCAGAGCGTGGATGAACAAGCCGGCGATTCTGTTCGCAGATGAGCCTACTGCAAGCCTTGATTATGAGCGGGGCAAGGAAGTGGTGCGGATGATTGCCGACGAAGTGAAGAGTGAGGGGAAAGCGGCAGTCATGGTAACCCACGATGAACGGATGCTGGAATGGTGTGACCGCGTGCTGCATCTGGAGGATGGAGTACTGATTGAGTCTTAA
- a CDS encoding NAD(P)H-binding protein, which yields MKTMITGATGQLGRLIIDNLLQKMPQEQIVAGARHPDKAIELQRQGIEIRYADYDVPEGLEAAFHDISQLLLISSSHTDDGIRLAQHKRVIEAAVKAGVSHILYTGFAFPQQRINIASGNVHTLTERVILDSGLEYTFLRNALYIDFVNVLGLKEASRRGELITHPGDFRFNSVSREDLALATAAVLAGSGHSNRIYELAAPHTWSFNDLAAALTSLAGKPVTHREDASVQHWIYSFLKKIDTVSTSNDLEQLMGRSITSLQDSIVPFV from the coding sequence ATGAAGACTATGATTACGGGAGCAACTGGCCAATTAGGACGCCTGATTATTGATAATCTGCTGCAAAAAATGCCACAGGAGCAGATTGTTGCAGGTGCCCGCCATCCGGACAAAGCTATAGAACTACAACGTCAAGGAATAGAAATACGTTATGCCGATTACGATGTCCCTGAAGGGCTGGAAGCTGCATTCCATGATATATCCCAACTGCTGCTAATTTCAAGCTCACACACGGATGACGGCATTCGCCTTGCCCAGCACAAACGGGTTATTGAAGCAGCAGTCAAAGCAGGCGTTTCGCATATCCTCTATACCGGCTTTGCCTTCCCGCAACAACGGATTAATATTGCTTCCGGCAATGTCCATACGCTTACAGAGCGGGTGATTCTGGATTCCGGCCTAGAGTACACCTTCCTCCGCAACGCATTATATATTGATTTCGTGAATGTACTTGGATTAAAAGAAGCCAGCCGCAGGGGTGAGCTGATTACACATCCGGGGGATTTTCGGTTCAACTCCGTTTCACGTGAAGATTTGGCCCTGGCTACAGCCGCTGTTCTTGCCGGCTCCGGGCACAGCAATCGGATTTATGAGCTGGCTGCACCACATACGTGGAGCTTCAATGATCTCGCAGCAGCGCTGACATCGCTGGCAGGCAAGCCGGTAACACATCGGGAGGATGCCAGCGTTCAGCACTGGATTTATTCTTTTCTGAAGAAGATTGATACGGTCTCTACTTCGAATGACCTGGAACAATTAATGGGGCGGAGCATCACTTCGCTGCAGGACAGTATAGTGCCTTTTGTTTAG
- a CDS encoding response regulator transcription factor, with translation MKKILVADDDLNIRTLLRHVLTRDGYLVVEAGDGREAVGLMKESTVDLAVVDVMMPQMDGLELCQYIRETYDIPIILLTARQQLSDKEQGYLRGTDDYVTKPFEPEELLFRIKALFRRYSIASDDKIRLNSLVIDRKNYEISNGNDVLLLPVKEFELLAQLAQYPGRLFSRSELIELVWGADYEGDERTVDVHIKRLRQRFADYQEDFVIRTVRGIGYKVEMVNA, from the coding sequence ATGAAAAAGATATTGGTTGCCGATGATGATCTAAATATCCGTACACTGCTGCGGCATGTATTGACCCGGGATGGGTATCTGGTCGTTGAAGCAGGCGATGGCCGGGAAGCAGTAGGGCTGATGAAGGAGAGCACGGTGGATCTTGCCGTCGTGGATGTAATGATGCCGCAAATGGACGGGCTGGAGCTGTGCCAGTACATACGCGAAACGTACGACATTCCGATTATTCTCCTGACGGCGCGGCAGCAGCTCAGCGATAAGGAGCAGGGCTATTTGCGGGGGACGGATGATTATGTGACCAAGCCGTTTGAGCCAGAGGAGCTGCTATTCCGCATCAAAGCGCTGTTCCGCCGCTATTCGATAGCTTCCGATGACAAGATCCGTCTTAACTCGCTCGTGATCGACCGCAAAAATTATGAAATCAGTAACGGGAACGATGTGCTGCTGCTGCCGGTGAAGGAATTTGAGCTGCTGGCGCAGCTAGCGCAGTATCCGGGGCGTCTGTTCTCGCGCAGCGAGCTGATTGAGCTGGTGTGGGGAGCCGATTACGAGGGCGACGAACGGACGGTGGATGTGCATATCAAACGTCTGCGCCAGCGGTTTGCTGACTATCAAGAGGATTTTGTGATCCGCACGGTGCGCGGAATCGGTTATAAAGTGGAGATGGTGAACGCATGA
- a CDS encoding YeiH family protein: MNHAHQLQRLNDKYSGFILGILLTGLLAIAAKYLALLPYLGIMGQLVIAILLGVLLRTAGGVPQQAVPGISFSSKRLLRAGIILLGMRLNLFQLVQAGPKVLAIAVINIVFTLFTVYGLCKWMKIDRTLGLLTACGTAICGAAAVAAISPQLRASDNETAISAATVAVLGTIFTLVYTLIYPVLSLSPEGYGIFAGATLHEVAHVIAAAAPIGEKAADLAVIVKLTRVAMLVPAALAIGVWEAYRQRKAERVCRGQVTAVQPPHSKIQWRKLPVPWFIGGFLLMSGVNTLGIIPEQVTADLIILAYMLLAMAMAGLGLGVDIKTFALMGKKPLLAGLIGSLLLSGLGFLLVHLLGLA, from the coding sequence ATGAATCATGCACATCAGCTTCAGCGCTTGAACGATAAATACAGCGGATTTATTCTAGGAATCCTGCTTACAGGACTACTGGCCATAGCAGCCAAATATTTGGCGCTGCTGCCTTACCTTGGCATCATGGGCCAGCTGGTAATTGCCATTCTGTTAGGAGTTCTGCTTCGTACAGCAGGAGGGGTACCGCAACAGGCAGTGCCGGGCATCAGCTTTTCCAGCAAGAGATTGCTCAGAGCGGGGATCATCCTGCTCGGGATGAGATTGAACCTGTTTCAACTTGTGCAGGCCGGTCCCAAGGTGTTGGCGATTGCCGTGATTAATATTGTATTTACTTTGTTCACCGTTTATGGACTCTGCAAATGGATGAAAATTGATAGGACACTTGGACTGCTGACCGCTTGCGGAACTGCGATATGCGGAGCAGCAGCCGTCGCGGCAATCTCTCCCCAACTAAGGGCCTCGGACAATGAGACCGCAATAAGCGCGGCAACGGTAGCTGTGCTGGGGACGATATTTACGCTGGTTTATACGTTAATTTATCCGGTGTTGTCCCTTAGTCCAGAAGGGTATGGGATATTTGCCGGAGCCACTCTTCATGAAGTAGCGCATGTGATCGCCGCTGCCGCACCCATCGGTGAAAAGGCTGCAGACCTCGCGGTGATCGTGAAGCTGACTCGGGTAGCGATGCTTGTTCCGGCAGCTCTTGCTATTGGCGTCTGGGAAGCCTATAGACAGCGTAAAGCAGAGAGAGTGTGTAGGGGGCAAGTGACGGCTGTACAGCCACCGCATTCCAAAATTCAGTGGAGGAAACTTCCGGTTCCCTGGTTTATCGGCGGTTTTTTGCTGATGAGCGGTGTAAATACGCTGGGAATAATCCCTGAACAAGTAACGGCTGATCTGATTATCCTGGCGTATATGCTGCTGGCCATGGCGATGGCGGGACTCGGGCTTGGTGTGGATATCAAGACCTTTGCCCTAATGGGTAAAAAACCGCTGCTGGCTGGCTTAATCGGCTCGTTACTGCTCTCGGGACTTGGATTTCTGCTGGTTCATCTCCTTGGACTCGCATAG